The Radiobacillus deserti genomic interval ATATTATATATATAAGTGCAGGAATCGGGATTGGTGTTGGCCTGATTCTGGATGGTAATCTTTATACTGGCAGTCAAGGTTTCTCAGGAGAGCTTGGTCATATGACCGTTCAGGTGAATGGAAAAAAATGTCGCTGCGGCAATGAAGGCTGCTGGGAGTTATACGCTTCAGAGCAAGCCTTGTTGAATCAAGCACAGGAACTTGATTTAGTGAATGGGAAAGAGTGTCAGTTAGATGACTTGCTTGAACTAGCTAAAGATGGGGATAAACAAGCCATTGAACTATTCCAAAAAGTTGGAGATTATTTAGGAGTAGGAATTAATAACATTATTAATATATTTAATCCAGATCAAATTGTAATCGGAAATCAATTAGCAGCAACCAAGGAATGGATTCTCGACCCGCTGAATGAACGAATTACAATCAATACACTGTGGTATCAACAAAACGGGATTGATATTCATTTTTCAAAATTGGGGATTTATCCTACAGCATTAGGAGTATCAGCGTTATCCTCAGAGAATTTCCTTAATGTTGATTTAGAAAAGAAAGCCTTAGAAGTATAAACGGATAAGAACGCAAGCCAAGATTTGGTTTGCGTTTTCTAGTAAGCTGCTTTCCCAAAAAGCATGAGGCTGAGACATAACAAAAGGATTAGCCGAAAAGCCGAACAACAGCCTATACTAGCTCCGGAAATATACGTAGACTCCTGCGGGAAAAAGGCATCGGTGAGACCCCACCGTGCGTCAGCGCGAGGAGGCTCACCAGCCGCCCGTGGAAAGCGTCGTATATTTCCGGAGCGGGGTATAGGCACTAATGATAATGGTTCGTTTTTTCATTGCTTCCTATACTTTTGTCCAGCCTCTTTCCAAAAAAACATGCTGTTCCCAATAACGAAACAGCATGTTTTTTGAATTAAAATAACCATAATAAATCTACGATACCCCAGTAAGCAGGTTTTACGTTATAATTTGGATCAAACGGCATCGGAGCATCTTTACCCGGTACCTCCTGATCGTTAAACCGGTCATCTAGCCATGTTTTATCATCAGCGACTCCCCATAAAGTAACATTACTGATTTGGTCATCCATTTCTTCAAACAAATCAAATATTTCTTGATAACGTTGGCCTTGTAAGTCTAAGATCTCTTGTGGAATTTCCTCGTACGACTTATATTCGCCAGACGGTGGGTATGGATAAACACTCATATCCAACTCTGTTATTTGATTATCTAATCCGAGACTTGAGAATAATTCGATGGATTCCCTAATGGATTCAACACTTGGCCATGCTACATTAATGTGGGTTTGATGACCAACACCATCGATAGGGACACCTTGATCTAACATCTCTTTCACTAAATCATACAAGTATTCCCTCTTAGGGGATTCATTCGTGTTGTAATCATTGATATATAGTTTTGCATCTTCTCCTGCATACTTTCTAGTCGTTTCAAAGGCAACTTTGATATAGTCAGTTCCCGTAATTTGATACCACTTAGATTCTCGGAGTCCGCGGTCATTCGATGCATATGGATCAATGACTTCATTGACAACATCCCATGCATCTACTTCGTCCCGGTATCTTTTCACCACTTTTTTAATATGTGTTTCTAATCTTTTTAACAGCAATTTCTTATTCTTTTCGCGCTGCTTCGGATCTGTTTCATCCACCATTTCATTTCCATCTTTGTCTTTAAAAAACCAATCTGGTACTTGGTTATGCCATACTAGCGTGTGAAAACGCAAATCCATATGATTCTTTTCAGCAAATTCTACAATCTTATCTGCTGGACCCCAGTTAAATTTACCCTCTTCTGGTTGTAGGGAAATAGGTTTCATGACATTTTCAGCTACAATACTATTATAATGTTTATCTACTATTCTACCTTCTATTCCCTCCAGCTGTTCTGGCTCTACAGCTAC includes:
- a CDS encoding endo-1,4-beta-xylanase, encoding MVKGKLKKTLVAGIALSLLMPFGMNQVSAHERPISALKVPSIHHFYEDSFPVGVAVEPEQLEGIEGRIVDKHYNSIVAENVMKPISLQPEEGKFNWGPADKIVEFAEKNHMDLRFHTLVWHNQVPDWFFKDKDGNEMVDETDPKQREKNKKLLLKRLETHIKKVVKRYRDEVDAWDVVNEVIDPYASNDRGLRESKWYQITGTDYIKVAFETTRKYAGEDAKLYINDYNTNESPKREYLYDLVKEMLDQGVPIDGVGHQTHINVAWPSVESIRESIELFSSLGLDNQITELDMSVYPYPPSGEYKSYEEIPQEILDLQGQRYQEIFDLFEEMDDQISNVTLWGVADDKTWLDDRFNDQEVPGKDAPMPFDPNYNVKPAYWGIVDLLWLF